From a single Lolium rigidum isolate FL_2022 chromosome 7, APGP_CSIRO_Lrig_0.1, whole genome shotgun sequence genomic region:
- the LOC124677286 gene encoding uncharacterized protein LOC124677286, with protein MHLWPSLRIRDSFKHAYLEKLELNLAGKNRASRQGQDEDEDKGQQQEPLIEVPPSSRGSMVASALELAWDAAMLLTCCCCCFCCGAFGEEDDHLAGR; from the exons ATGCACCTGTGGCCGTCGCTCCGGATCCGGGACTCCTTCAAGCACGCCTACctggagaagctggagctcaaccTCGCCGGCAAGAATCGCGCGTCGCGGCAGGGGCAAGATGAGGACGAGGACAAGGGCCAGCAGCAGGAGCCCCTGATCGAGGTCCCCCCGTCGTCGAGGGGCTCCATGGTGGCCAGCGCGCTCGAGCTCGCCTGGGACGCCGCCATGCTCCTcacctgctgttgctgctgcttctGCTGCGGCG CCTTTGGCGAGGAGGATGATCATCTAGCAGGTCGCTGA
- the LOC124674146 gene encoding uncharacterized protein LOC124674146, with translation MELDSPPPQQAPPLADLAAAIRLAAEAAAALSAPSSSSAAAAAAATLRDAHAAIGSFLSRLDAPAALPSDNDQPMADISEPAGPVIGEVEDRLREVALQGNKRRKRPVPPSWPLGRRSSGACVGPEATESVLDVEGRRGAAMDLLLQFHA, from the coding sequence ATGGAGCTCGATTCACCTCCGCCACAACAGGCACCGCCGCtcgccgacctcgccgccgccatccgcCTGGCTGCCGAGGCTGCGGCCGCGCTCTCCGccccatcctcctcctctgccgcagcCGCTGCAGCGGCCACCCTCCGCGACGCCCACGCCGCCATCGGAAGCTTCCTCTCCCGCCTCGACGCGCCCGCCGCTCTCCCATCGGACAACGATCAGCCTATGGCGGATATCAGCGAGCCGGCCGGGCCCGTGATTGGGGAGGTGGAGGACCGGCTCCGGGAGGTCGCCCTGCAGGGGAACAAGCGGCGGAAGCGGCCCGTCCCGCCGTCGTGGCCCCTCGGGCGCCGTTCCAGCGGCGCTTGCGTGGGACCGGAGGCCACCGAATCGGTGCTGGACGTGGAAGGACGGCGTGGGGCTGCCATGGATCTCTTGCTGCAGTTCCATGCGTAG